AGAAGTTCAAAATGCTATTTTAACGGGTATACAGCTTGATGTCATGGCAGAAAATGGCGAACTCGTTCAACCACTCCAAAATATTATTAGTGCTGATGAAGGCCTTTATGGCGTTGATGAGATTCTTGCACTTTCAATCGTTAATGTATATGGCTCGATTGGTTTCACTAATTATGGTTATATTGACAAAGTAAAACCAGGTATTCTAGCAAAACTTAACGAACATGATGGAAAAGCTGTTCATACATTTTTAGATGACATTGTCGGCGCTATTGCCGCTGCTGCTGCAAGTCGTCTCGCTCATAGTTATCATGACGATATCGTAAACTAACAAAAACCAGTAAAATCGGGAGACTAGTCCTCTGATTTTACTGGTTTTTCTTTATTCCATTTTACTTCTACTTGGCGAATCGAATTTTTATTCATCGAGCGAACAATAAAACGATAACCTTCATGTTCTATTTCGTCTCCGGCTTCTAAATCAAATCGTTCTAGTAACATCCACCCAGATAAAGTATGAACCCCTGGACTATCAATTGGAATTCCTAGCGCCTCTTCCACGTCGAGTAGTGGCTCAGACCCAGCTATAATAAAATGGTTTGTCGCTACTTTTCGAATTCCTTTTGGTCCTTTTGCTTCTTCCATGTCACCTACAATCACTTCCATAATATCTTCCAGTGTCACAATTCCCGCCGTCCCACCATATTCATCTGTCAAAATAGCAAAAGGCTCACTTTCTTGTTGCATTTTAACAAGTAATTCTTCTAAAGCTATTCCCTCAAATACTTCTAAAATAGAACTAATGAATGGTTTAATCGGTTTATCCATAATAGCTTCATCTTTACCAAGTCCCGCCATTACAGCACTGACCCGAAGCATGCCAACAATATGATCCTTATCGTCATCTTCCATTACAGGGAAAATATGGTATGTATGTTCTGAAGTTAGTTGCAATAAATCTCGTACTGTCGCTGTCTGATTAATAGCAATCATTGACATTCGCGGTATCATCACTTCTTTTGCTGGCACATCACTAAGCTTAAAAATATTTTTCATATAACGAAATTCTTGAGGATTAAGTAAGCCTTGTCTGTAACTATCTTCAAAAATAATTTTAAGTTCCGTTGGAGTCATTTGGTCTGCCTCATCCGTTTGTTTCACTCCAAACATCCGCGTAATCAAATTGGCCGAATTATTTAATAACCAGTTAAGTGGAAATGTCACCCGGTACCAATAAACAAGCGGTCTAGCAATAAACAGCGCTACTTTTTCTGTACTTTGAATGGTAAATGTTTTTGGAGCAAGTTCCCCGAGAACAACATTTAGAAAAGTAATCAATATAAATGACACAAAAATCGAAATCGGTTTTTCAAGCGATTCAGGTAATGGTAACATTTGAAAGAATGGTTCAAGCCAGCCCCGCATAGTTGCTTCTCCAACCCACCCCATTGCTAGAGCAGCGAGCGTGTTTCCTAATTGACAAGCAGCTAAGTAGTCATTCATATTGGAAGTTACTTTTTTGACATATTTTGCTCGTGGATTATCCGTTGCTAGCAGTTGCAAGACAG
The nucleotide sequence above comes from Listeria ivanovii subsp. londoniensis. Encoded proteins:
- a CDS encoding hemolysin family protein, whose protein sequence is MGIFNDFFVIFLIAATAFFVASEFAIVAIRKPTVLQLLATDNPRAKYVKKVTSNMNDYLAACQLGNTLAALAMGWVGEATMRGWLEPFFQMLPLPESLEKPISIFVSFILITFLNVVLGELAPKTFTIQSTEKVALFIARPLVYWYRVTFPLNWLLNNSANLITRMFGVKQTDEADQMTPTELKIIFEDSYRQGLLNPQEFRYMKNIFKLSDVPAKEVMIPRMSMIAINQTATVRDLLQLTSEHTYHIFPVMEDDDKDHIVGMLRVSAVMAGLGKDEAIMDKPIKPFISSILEVFEGIALEELLVKMQQESEPFAILTDEYGGTAGIVTLEDIMEVIVGDMEEAKGPKGIRKVATNHFIIAGSEPLLDVEEALGIPIDSPGVHTLSGWMLLERFDLEAGDEIEHEGYRFIVRSMNKNSIRQVEVKWNKEKPVKSED
- a CDS encoding phosphatidylglycerophosphatase A; this translates as MVEKQSALESKARSWLIERGVEMDDIAELVLFLQQKYHPGLELEICRQNVEHVLRKREVQNAILTGIQLDVMAENGELVQPLQNIISADEGLYGVDEILALSIVNVYGSIGFTNYGYIDKVKPGILAKLNEHDGKAVHTFLDDIVGAIAAAAASRLAHSYHDDIVN